The Leptospira broomii serovar Hurstbridge str. 5399 genome has a segment encoding these proteins:
- a CDS encoding winged helix-turn-helix domain-containing protein, which yields MSTLTVSEKPNLLSNNSLSFDERALQLKSKEKAEMDAIKREKQSPFSRWTQFNNEHTKELMILAIKHPKAHAILYFLVDQMDNYNACICSTAVMQEVLGVSRQTISKNIKVLKDLGFLVTLKSGNANVYTINDKVYWKSWGNNRQYSKFPANVVLAMSEQDEDYKINFADLKAEKIKTVSLKEKES from the coding sequence ATGTCAACGTTAACAGTTTCAGAAAAGCCTAATTTATTGAGCAATAATAGCTTATCTTTTGATGAAAGGGCATTGCAGTTAAAGTCTAAAGAAAAAGCCGAAATGGACGCAATTAAGCGTGAAAAACAAAGTCCTTTTAGCCGTTGGACACAGTTCAATAATGAGCACACAAAAGAACTAATGATACTTGCTATTAAACATCCAAAGGCTCACGCTATACTTTATTTTCTTGTGGACCAAATGGATAACTATAACGCTTGTATTTGTTCTACCGCTGTTATGCAAGAAGTCTTAGGAGTAAGTCGTCAAACCATTTCAAAAAATATCAAGGTTCTTAAAGACCTCGGCTTTTTAGTTACCTTGAAAAGCGGAAATGCAAATGTCTACACGATTAACGATAAAGTTTACTGGAAATCTTGGGGTAACAATAGACAGTACAGCAAATTTCCTGCCAATGTTGTATTAGCCATGTCCGAGCAAGACGAAGACTATAAAATTAACTTTGCAGATTTAAAAGCAGAAAAGATTAAAACTGTCTCCTTGAAGGAAAAAGAATCCTGA